One Candidatus Aminicenantes bacterium DNA window includes the following coding sequences:
- a CDS encoding MG2 domain-containing protein, which produces MVKRISLGLFVAAVAFAVITLPACQPKPVGRPTPPAGEAKGDLAVVHVSPQGAVAGARDTDQIVVIFDHTMAPLEPLPIEDSGQLLKIEPSFAGKYRWMGTKALAFTPKDRFPFGTQIKITVPAGLRSQDGFELKKDFAWSFETQKPYLVRSLPAHEAKQIKLDQPVYLVFSQAIDRAKASGFLAFAGAGAEGKTHEPGFTLQEPTAAKLDELGLEAKPERALLLVPREKLRPDFAYSVEIKPGLPGREGPLGLEKAAALRFETFKTFAFEGMDADDPLPPGEQLVFHFSNRVPYKDFVKAVTFEPKVEIPDYYQEWDHGNTDLWLSLPFAPETAYAVRVPADLKDEFGNTLGREASLKFKTGPYKKAVNMTTGQGVLESYLDPIYPISAVNADKVRVMGAALSKDEIIPLLKGEKVFYANTLLQPRPSFYGLDTVKPLNLPRNKRQLVPVSLAGLLEDKHGLVFLQLDTFSEEEWERYPKAMVQVTEMAVTGKFSPDNDLIWVTGLKDGLPVAEAEVEIRDENNQVRWRGRTDKDGKAQAPGWKALGIKPTGEWTKPEQWVFARKGTDVAFASSEWGTGIDAYRFNIEYDWSPEPERLRGYVFSERGIYRAGETVHLKGLIRAREKGRWMLPGMKSVDCEITNPFQASIFKGKAQLDDYGSFSLDLETKADAALGYYNISVKLPPSVTGGKSADFSGSFRVEAFRPAEFEVHLRAQKDAFVFGEPFQAEIRSNYLYGGAMANQRAEWTLRLNPTSFDPPGRKGYIFGTDIDLGESDYSENSRLLASGATPLDLDGKLAVNVPLVAEKETTSVMAALEATVTSTSRKSISNRIQTVIHRGEYYIGVKPKSAFLKKGDNLAAEIISVQPDGGPAPDKKLTVKLLRREWRSARKAGVGGRYEWVSEKTDTEIASRSIRTANDPVEAVIPVDKAGFYVLTAEGQDGRKNKIVTATYVYVTGSDYVAWERQDDDALELVPDADSYKPGETARILIKSPYEKAKALITVERESIIDARVVDIVGSAVPVDIPITADHIPNVFISVLLVQGRTAGAAVTEDADVGKPQFKIGYAALHVDPSQKKLAVEVATDKPTYKPRDKVKVSLKVRDAAAAGAPASLTVAVVDVGVLNLIGYQTPDPFAWYYGEKPLSVQTADSRIHVVGQRHYGEKGESAGGGGDEAAAASGLSEVELRGDFKTTAYWNPSLPAGADGSAEFEFTLPDNLTTFRVMVVAQTKDSAFGRQDASFKVSKPLLLLPSGPRFARVGDAFQAGVVINNYSGRKGSVVMSLDAQGLVLKDKPERTFDLAVGESREILFALEAEKEGKARLAVRAKMGPDADGLEYGFPVQTTRGTETVATFDQTTGPKEERISLPDTIQPQATKLEVTAAASALTGLKGCIDYLTYYPYLCLEQKTSSILPYLVAPKLIEDFNLSSLEPKAVKELVRRVLKDMDSCQRENGGYSLWPDSARESPYATVYAVFAQIKAREAGYDINEDRLNQAANYLRQLLSAKPGDSPYPYGPQGWLTTQAYALYDLALLKKYQPAAAELLFRARGNMSLFGRSLLTKAIHVGDGSAQARDTLLQEMLNLIKVEASQAHFEEDPAYDLSWIYSSNARTTGLVLQTLLETGRRHPLSPAIARWLVGQRKAGRWHSTQENFFVFYSLNEYYKAFESERPDFRAEIAFAGKTILKESFQAMQKSVTAIQSLADVKPGANLPVKIDKTGPGTLYYGLRLTYAPKRALEARDEGFAVYKTLTTLDGKPLTDIRAGQIVLVTLEVLAPKESLFVVVDDPLPAGFEAVNPTFETESAEKTGQVEAIAAAENDGGWWRWWGFNHIEMRDDRVLLFADSLPAGLHKHRYLARALTPGVFALPGSKAEMMYAPETFGRSGERTVKIVK; this is translated from the coding sequence ATGGTCAAGAGAATCTCGCTCGGCCTGTTCGTCGCCGCTGTCGCCTTCGCCGTCATCACCCTGCCGGCCTGCCAGCCCAAGCCCGTTGGACGTCCGACGCCGCCCGCCGGCGAAGCCAAGGGCGATCTTGCCGTCGTCCACGTCAGCCCGCAGGGCGCCGTCGCCGGGGCCCGCGACACCGACCAGATCGTCGTCATCTTCGACCACACCATGGCTCCGCTCGAGCCTCTGCCGATCGAGGACAGCGGCCAGCTTCTCAAGATCGAGCCCTCGTTCGCGGGCAAGTACAGATGGATGGGGACCAAGGCCCTGGCCTTCACGCCCAAGGACCGCTTCCCCTTCGGAACCCAGATCAAGATCACCGTGCCGGCGGGTCTGCGCTCCCAGGACGGCTTCGAACTGAAGAAAGATTTCGCCTGGTCCTTCGAGACCCAGAAGCCCTATTTGGTCCGCTCCCTGCCCGCCCACGAAGCCAAGCAGATCAAGCTCGACCAGCCCGTCTATCTCGTCTTCAGCCAGGCCATCGACCGAGCCAAGGCCTCCGGCTTCCTGGCCTTCGCCGGCGCCGGAGCCGAAGGCAAGACGCACGAGCCGGGCTTCACGCTGCAGGAGCCGACCGCCGCCAAGCTCGATGAGCTGGGCCTCGAGGCCAAGCCCGAGCGGGCCCTCCTGCTCGTGCCGCGCGAGAAGCTGCGGCCCGATTTCGCCTATTCCGTCGAGATCAAGCCCGGCCTGCCGGGCCGGGAAGGCCCGCTCGGCCTGGAGAAAGCCGCCGCCCTCCGCTTCGAGACCTTCAAGACTTTTGCCTTCGAGGGGATGGATGCCGATGATCCCCTGCCCCCCGGCGAGCAGCTCGTCTTCCACTTCAGCAATCGCGTCCCCTATAAGGATTTCGTCAAGGCCGTCACTTTCGAGCCCAAGGTCGAGATACCGGATTACTACCAGGAATGGGATCACGGCAACACCGATCTCTGGCTTTCGCTCCCCTTCGCGCCGGAGACGGCCTACGCCGTCCGCGTCCCGGCCGACCTGAAGGATGAGTTCGGCAATACTCTCGGCCGCGAAGCCTCCCTGAAATTCAAGACGGGCCCGTACAAGAAGGCCGTCAACATGACGACCGGCCAAGGGGTCTTGGAATCCTACCTCGACCCGATCTATCCGATCTCGGCCGTCAACGCCGACAAGGTCCGGGTCATGGGCGCAGCGCTGTCCAAGGACGAGATCATCCCGCTCCTCAAGGGCGAGAAAGTCTTCTATGCCAACACCCTGCTCCAGCCCCGGCCGTCTTTCTATGGGCTGGATACGGTCAAGCCGCTCAACCTGCCCCGCAACAAGCGCCAGCTCGTACCGGTATCGCTGGCCGGGCTGCTCGAAGACAAGCATGGACTGGTCTTCCTCCAGCTCGATACGTTCTCCGAGGAAGAATGGGAGCGCTATCCCAAGGCCATGGTCCAAGTCACCGAAATGGCCGTCACGGGCAAGTTCTCGCCAGACAACGACCTCATCTGGGTCACCGGGCTCAAGGACGGCCTCCCTGTCGCCGAAGCCGAAGTCGAAATCCGGGACGAGAACAACCAGGTCCGCTGGCGCGGCCGCACCGACAAGGACGGCAAGGCCCAGGCACCCGGCTGGAAGGCACTGGGCATCAAGCCCACCGGCGAATGGACCAAGCCCGAACAGTGGGTCTTCGCCCGCAAGGGCACCGACGTCGCCTTCGCCTCTTCGGAATGGGGCACCGGGATCGATGCCTACCGCTTCAATATCGAATATGACTGGTCGCCCGAGCCCGAGCGCCTGCGCGGCTACGTCTTCTCCGAGCGGGGTATCTACCGGGCCGGCGAGACAGTCCACTTGAAAGGCCTCATCCGGGCCCGGGAAAAGGGCCGCTGGATGCTCCCCGGCATGAAGTCCGTGGATTGCGAGATCACCAATCCGTTCCAGGCCTCGATCTTCAAGGGCAAGGCCCAGCTCGACGACTACGGTTCTTTCAGTCTGGACCTGGAGACCAAGGCCGATGCGGCGCTGGGGTACTACAACATCTCCGTCAAGCTCCCTCCCTCCGTGACCGGCGGCAAGTCCGCGGACTTCAGCGGCAGCTTCCGGGTCGAGGCCTTCCGGCCGGCCGAGTTCGAAGTCCATCTGCGGGCCCAGAAGGACGCCTTCGTCTTCGGCGAGCCGTTCCAGGCCGAGATCCGATCCAATTACCTCTACGGCGGGGCCATGGCCAATCAGCGGGCCGAATGGACGCTGCGCTTGAACCCGACGTCTTTTGATCCGCCGGGCCGTAAGGGCTACATTTTCGGCACGGACATCGATCTCGGAGAGTCCGACTATTCCGAAAACAGCCGCCTCCTGGCCTCCGGGGCCACCCCCCTCGATCTGGACGGCAAGCTGGCCGTGAACGTGCCGCTCGTGGCCGAGAAGGAGACTACCTCGGTCATGGCCGCGCTTGAGGCCACGGTCACGAGTACCAGCCGCAAGTCCATTTCCAACCGCATCCAGACCGTCATCCATAGGGGCGAATACTATATCGGCGTCAAGCCCAAGTCCGCCTTCCTCAAGAAAGGCGACAACCTCGCGGCGGAGATCATCAGCGTACAGCCTGACGGCGGGCCGGCCCCGGATAAGAAGCTGACCGTCAAGCTCCTGCGCCGCGAGTGGCGCTCGGCCCGCAAGGCCGGCGTCGGCGGCCGCTATGAGTGGGTCTCGGAGAAGACGGATACCGAGATCGCTTCGCGCTCGATCCGCACCGCCAATGATCCCGTCGAAGCCGTCATCCCGGTCGACAAGGCCGGATTCTACGTCCTGACCGCCGAAGGCCAGGACGGCCGCAAGAACAAGATCGTCACAGCCACCTACGTCTACGTCACGGGCTCCGACTACGTGGCCTGGGAGCGGCAGGACGACGACGCCCTCGAGCTCGTCCCCGACGCCGACTCCTACAAGCCCGGCGAGACGGCCCGCATCCTGATCAAGTCGCCTTACGAAAAGGCCAAGGCCCTGATCACCGTCGAGCGCGAGTCGATCATCGACGCCCGCGTCGTGGACATCGTGGGCAGCGCCGTGCCGGTGGACATCCCGATCACGGCCGACCACATCCCCAACGTCTTCATCTCCGTCCTGCTGGTGCAGGGCCGGACCGCCGGAGCCGCCGTGACCGAGGATGCCGATGTCGGGAAGCCTCAGTTTAAGATCGGCTACGCGGCCCTCCATGTCGACCCCTCGCAGAAGAAGCTGGCCGTCGAAGTCGCGACCGACAAGCCGACGTACAAGCCCCGCGACAAGGTCAAGGTGTCGCTGAAGGTCAGGGACGCGGCCGCGGCCGGCGCCCCCGCCTCGCTCACGGTGGCCGTGGTCGACGTCGGCGTGCTCAACCTGATCGGCTATCAGACGCCCGATCCGTTTGCCTGGTACTACGGCGAGAAGCCGCTGTCCGTGCAGACAGCGGACTCGCGCATCCATGTCGTCGGCCAGCGCCATTACGGCGAGAAGGGCGAGAGCGCGGGCGGCGGCGGCGATGAGGCGGCAGCCGCGTCCGGCCTGTCCGAGGTCGAGCTGCGCGGCGACTTCAAGACGACCGCCTATTGGAATCCCTCGCTGCCGGCCGGGGCCGACGGTAGCGCCGAGTTCGAGTTCACCCTGCCCGACAACCTGACGACCTTCCGGGTCATGGTCGTAGCCCAGACCAAGGACTCAGCCTTCGGCCGCCAGGACGCCTCCTTCAAGGTCAGCAAGCCGCTGCTGCTGCTGCCCTCCGGCCCGCGCTTCGCCCGGGTCGGCGACGCCTTCCAGGCCGGTGTGGTCATCAACAACTATTCCGGCCGCAAGGGATCGGTGGTCATGAGCCTGGACGCCCAGGGCCTGGTCCTCAAGGACAAGCCCGAACGGACTTTCGACCTGGCCGTCGGCGAAAGCCGCGAAATCCTCTTTGCCCTGGAGGCGGAGAAGGAAGGCAAGGCCCGACTGGCCGTCCGGGCCAAGATGGGCCCCGACGCGGACGGGCTGGAGTACGGCTTCCCGGTCCAGACGACCCGCGGCACCGAGACCGTGGCCACGTTCGACCAAACGACCGGGCCCAAGGAGGAACGGATCAGCCTGCCCGACACGATCCAGCCTCAAGCCACCAAGCTCGAAGTCACCGCGGCCGCCTCGGCTTTGACCGGCCTCAAAGGCTGCATCGACTATCTGACCTACTATCCCTACCTCTGCCTGGAGCAGAAGACATCCTCCATCCTGCCCTATCTCGTCGCCCCCAAGCTGATCGAGGACTTCAACTTGAGCAGCCTCGAGCCCAAGGCCGTCAAGGAGCTCGTTCGCCGCGTCCTCAAGGACATGGACTCCTGCCAGCGCGAAAACGGAGGCTACTCGCTGTGGCCGGACTCGGCCCGCGAATCGCCCTACGCCACGGTTTACGCCGTCTTCGCCCAGATCAAGGCGCGCGAGGCGGGCTACGACATCAACGAGGACCGGCTGAACCAGGCCGCCAATTACCTGCGGCAGTTGCTCTCGGCCAAGCCCGGGGACTCGCCTTATCCCTATGGCCCGCAGGGCTGGCTGACGACGCAAGCCTACGCCCTCTACGACCTGGCCCTGCTCAAAAAGTACCAGCCCGCCGCGGCCGAGCTTCTGTTCCGGGCCCGCGGCAACATGTCCCTCTTCGGGCGCAGCCTCCTGACCAAGGCCATCCACGTCGGCGACGGCTCGGCCCAGGCCCGCGACACGCTGCTGCAGGAGATGCTGAACCTGATCAAGGTCGAGGCCTCCCAGGCCCACTTCGAAGAGGACCCGGCCTACGACCTGTCCTGGATTTACTCCTCCAACGCCCGGACGACCGGCCTTGTCCTGCAGACCCTGCTCGAGACGGGGCGTCGGCACCCGTTGTCCCCCGCAATCGCCCGCTGGCTGGTCGGACAGAGGAAAGCCGGCCGCTGGCACTCGACCCAGGAGAACTTCTTCGTCTTCTACTCCCTGAACGAGTACTACAAGGCCTTCGAGAGCGAGCGGCCGGACTTCCGGGCCGAGATCGCCTTCGCCGGCAAAACCATTCTAAAGGAATCGTTCCAGGCGATGCAGAAGTCCGTAACGGCGATACAGAGCCTGGCCGACGTCAAACCGGGCGCCAATCTGCCGGTCAAGATCGACAAGACCGGCCCCGGAACGCTCTATTACGGCCTGCGCCTGACCTACGCCCCCAAGCGGGCGTTGGAAGCGCGGGACGAAGGCTTCGCGGTCTATAAGACCTTGACGACTTTGGACGGCAAGCCCCTGACCGACATCAGGGCCGGCCAGATCGTCCTGGTCACCCTGGAAGTGCTGGCCCCCAAGGAAAGCCTCTTCGTCGTCGTCGACGATCCCCTGCCGGCCGGCTTCGAGGCCGTCAACCCGACTTTCGAGACCGAGAGTGCTGAAAAAACCGGTCAGGTCGAGGCGATCGCCGCGGCGGAGAACGACGGCGGCTGGTGGCGTTGGTGGGGCTTCAATCACATCGAAATGCGCGATGATCGGGTCCTGCTCTTCGCGGACTCGTTGCCGGCCGGCCTTCACAAGCACCGCTACCTGGCCCGGGCCCTGACGCCGGGCGTCTTCGCCTTGCCCGGCAGCAAGGCCGAGATGATGTACGCCCCCGAGACCTTCGGCCGCAGCGGCGAGCGGACGGTCAAGATCGTGAAGTGA
- the pbpC gene encoding penicillin-binding protein 1C, translating to MRRRRRWRTAAGAIVFVLAALGSFYWPIPKSRLDPGPVVSLRITDRAGQVLREVLSDEGGRCRWVGLADISPFLLQATVASEDKSFFAHPGIDVTAVARAFLQNLRSRRVVSGASTITQQVVRNIWHFRRTLPSKIREAWLAVRLDHSLSKEGILLQYLNRISYGNQAFGVEAAARQYFDKPASRLSLAESAFLAAVPRAPTVLNPYRNFAGVKRRQEEILRRMHDLGYVDAPSLERALQEPVEPRPAEEKFRAPHFCDWILARVPTEERPGIAEIRTTLDAGLQTKVEALIRNSLVRLEKKGVTNAAAIVLDNRSGDILAMAGSRDFFDAAHDGQVNGALAPRQPGSTLKPITYGLGLESGLTAATILEDDPTPFATPGGAFAPDNYDESFHGAIRLRSALASSYNVPAVAVLQALGPDRLYAKLRELGFTGLTQPPGFYGVGLTLGNAEATLLELVRAYAALAREGVYRADRSILRLVDKDGRMREDAPPEPPRRVFSAVSAYIITSILSDRDARIPSFGYLSPLNLPFAAAAKTGTSKDFRDNWTIGYTPAITVGVWAGDFSGKSMQNVSGITGAGPLFRDIIQLAVADRPSEPFAEPSGIVRAEICPLSGLKPGPRCTGVIREVFAAGTEPSKTCSLAHEQAAPGKGGRADALGARIPASGLAVLTPADGDVFKLDPVLRGEFQSIRLRVALAEGFRPEIVEWWVNGQKIGAGGSPYHLAWKLKPGSFTIKARARSGTGTVESRPIRITVLS from the coding sequence GTGAGGCGGCGGCGGCGTTGGCGGACGGCCGCCGGGGCGATCGTCTTCGTCCTGGCGGCCCTGGGATCGTTTTATTGGCCGATCCCAAAGAGCCGGCTCGACCCCGGCCCTGTTGTCTCGCTCCGAATCACGGACCGGGCCGGGCAGGTGCTCCGGGAAGTCCTCTCGGACGAGGGCGGCCGCTGCCGCTGGGTCGGGTTGGCCGACATCTCGCCGTTTCTCCTTCAGGCCACCGTGGCCTCCGAGGACAAGTCGTTCTTCGCCCATCCGGGAATCGATGTCACGGCCGTGGCCCGGGCTTTTCTTCAGAACCTGCGCAGCCGGCGAGTCGTCTCGGGCGCCTCGACCATCACCCAGCAGGTCGTCCGCAACATCTGGCATTTTCGCAGGACTCTGCCGTCCAAGATCCGCGAGGCCTGGCTGGCGGTGCGGCTCGACCACTCTCTCTCCAAGGAAGGCATTCTCCTCCAATATCTGAACCGGATCTCTTACGGCAACCAAGCCTTCGGCGTCGAAGCCGCGGCGCGCCAGTATTTCGACAAGCCTGCGTCCCGCCTCAGCCTGGCCGAGTCCGCTTTCCTGGCCGCGGTGCCCAGGGCCCCAACCGTGCTCAACCCCTATCGCAATTTCGCCGGCGTCAAACGGCGCCAGGAGGAGATCCTGCGAAGGATGCACGACCTGGGATACGTGGACGCTCCCTCGCTCGAGCGGGCCCTGCAGGAGCCGGTGGAGCCGCGCCCGGCCGAGGAGAAATTTCGAGCCCCGCATTTCTGCGACTGGATCCTGGCACGCGTGCCCACGGAGGAACGGCCCGGGATCGCCGAAATCCGGACTACTCTCGACGCCGGCCTCCAAACCAAGGTCGAAGCGCTCATCCGCAACAGCTTGGTTCGGCTGGAAAAGAAAGGCGTGACCAACGCGGCCGCCATCGTCTTGGATAACCGCAGCGGGGACATCCTGGCCATGGCCGGATCCCGCGACTTTTTCGACGCCGCCCACGACGGCCAAGTCAATGGGGCCCTGGCGCCCCGCCAGCCGGGCTCGACCCTGAAGCCGATCACTTACGGCCTGGGGCTGGAGAGCGGCCTGACCGCCGCCACCATCCTGGAGGACGACCCGACTCCGTTCGCCACTCCAGGCGGCGCATTCGCCCCGGATAATTATGACGAATCCTTCCATGGGGCCATCCGGCTAAGAAGCGCCCTGGCCAGCTCGTATAACGTCCCGGCCGTGGCCGTCCTGCAGGCCTTGGGCCCCGATCGGCTCTACGCCAAGCTCCGCGAACTCGGGTTCACCGGTCTCACCCAACCGCCGGGCTTCTATGGCGTAGGATTAACTCTCGGCAACGCCGAGGCCACCCTGCTCGAGCTCGTCAGGGCTTATGCCGCCCTGGCCCGGGAAGGCGTCTATCGGGCCGACCGGAGCATTCTACGCCTGGTCGACAAGGATGGGCGGATGCGGGAGGACGCGCCCCCGGAGCCGCCGCGCCGGGTCTTCTCGGCCGTTTCGGCCTATATCATCACCAGCATCCTGTCCGACCGGGACGCCAGAATCCCTTCCTTCGGCTATTTATCGCCTCTCAACCTGCCCTTTGCCGCCGCCGCCAAGACCGGCACGTCCAAGGATTTCCGCGACAACTGGACGATCGGATACACCCCGGCGATTACGGTCGGCGTCTGGGCCGGCGATTTCTCCGGCAAGTCCATGCAAAACGTTTCGGGGATCACGGGGGCCGGCCCGCTTTTCCGGGACATCATTCAATTGGCCGTCGCCGATCGGCCGTCCGAGCCGTTCGCCGAGCCGTCCGGGATTGTCCGGGCGGAGATCTGCCCGCTCTCGGGCCTCAAGCCCGGTCCGCGCTGCACCGGCGTCATCCGGGAGGTGTTCGCCGCAGGCACCGAGCCCTCGAAGACATGCAGCCTGGCTCATGAACAGGCCGCTCCGGGAAAAGGCGGCCGGGCGGATGCACTCGGGGCGAGAATTCCGGCTTCGGGTCTCGCCGTCCTGACGCCGGCCGACGGCGACGTCTTCAAGCTCGACCCCGTTCTGCGCGGCGAGTTCCAATCGATCCGCCTCCGGGTCGCGCTGGCCGAAGGCTTCCGGCCGGAGATCGTCGAATGGTGGGTGAACGGGCAGAAGATCGGCGCCGGCGGTTCGCCTTATCATCTGGCCTGGAAACTCAAGCCCGGTTCCTTTACAATTAAGGCCCGCGCCCGTTCGGGGACCGGGACGGTCGAAAGCCGTCCCATCCGGATCACGGTCTTATCCTGA
- a CDS encoding RidA family protein — protein MKEAIHTDHAPKALGPYSQAIRHGQMVFCSGQVAIDAATGSVVAGGIEEQTHQVLKNQAAVLAAAGCSLADVVKTTVFLTDMNEFAAMNKVYGEYFPAPFPGRSTVQVVRLPKDVKVEIEVIAVKP, from the coding sequence ATGAAAGAAGCGATCCATACCGATCATGCGCCCAAGGCTCTCGGCCCCTATTCGCAGGCCATCCGTCACGGCCAGATGGTCTTCTGTTCCGGCCAGGTGGCCATCGACGCGGCCACGGGCAGCGTCGTCGCCGGCGGCATCGAAGAACAGACCCATCAGGTCCTTAAGAACCAGGCGGCCGTCCTGGCCGCGGCCGGCTGTTCCTTGGCCGACGTCGTCAAAACGACGGTTTTCCTCACCGACATGAACGAGTTCGCGGCCATGAACAAGGTCTACGGCGAGTACTTCCCGGCCCCGTTCCCGGGACGATCGACCGTCCAGGTCGTCCGCCTGCCCAAGGACGTCAAGGTCGAGATCGAAGTCATCGCCGTCAAGCCCTAA
- a CDS encoding zinc ribbon domain-containing protein, producing MPLYEFRCDACRNKFEVLVRLGGEADVRCPTCAGSVHKLLSAFGIGGGGSRLKASGHSCTSCSSHSCSTCK from the coding sequence ATGCCACTCTACGAATTCCGCTGCGACGCCTGCCGAAACAAGTTCGAAGTCCTGGTCCGCCTGGGCGGCGAAGCCGATGTCCGGTGTCCGACCTGCGCCGGCTCGGTGCACAAGCTCCTGTCCGCCTTCGGCATCGGAGGCGGCGGCAGCCGGCTTAAGGCCTCGGGCCACTCCTGTACCTCCTGTTCGAGTCATTCGTGCAGCACATGCAAATGA
- a CDS encoding outer membrane beta-barrel protein — MKKTLILMMIAALAAAVPAAAAGQFTLVGGYALTTNAHIGGGVAFGLLLSLPIARGLSLELGASRLQVSTSDDPDGLSAGSVSLIPIEVGLRGRIPLGQKMALFAAAGAGITLPHFAFDAGLVKSWTDIGFSLEEKLDLSFSASARCGLEAALTPRLGLVLEAGYRFCRAKGSWAIRDAVGSESVSGTFTGLNLDSIVLGLGLAFSFGR; from the coding sequence ATGAAGAAGACCCTCATCCTCATGATGATTGCGGCTCTTGCCGCAGCCGTTCCGGCCGCGGCCGCCGGACAATTCACGCTGGTCGGGGGCTATGCCCTGACGACCAACGCCCATATCGGCGGCGGCGTCGCCTTCGGGCTGTTGTTGAGCTTGCCCATCGCCCGCGGCTTGAGCCTGGAGCTCGGCGCCTCCCGCCTCCAGGTCTCGACCAGCGACGACCCCGACGGCTTGAGCGCCGGCTCCGTCAGCCTCATCCCGATCGAAGTCGGGCTGCGCGGCCGCATCCCGCTCGGCCAAAAAATGGCTCTCTTCGCCGCCGCCGGGGCCGGGATCACCTTGCCCCATTTCGCCTTCGACGCAGGGCTCGTTAAAAGCTGGACGGATATCGGGTTCAGCCTGGAGGAGAAGCTCGATCTCTCCTTCTCGGCTTCGGCCCGCTGCGGCCTCGAGGCCGCGCTCACGCCCCGGCTCGGACTCGTTCTGGAGGCGGGCTATCGGTTCTGCCGGGCTAAAGGCAGCTGGGCCATCCGGGACGCAGTCGGATCCGAGTCCGTCAGCGGAACCTTCACCGGTTTGAACTTGGACTCGATCGTCCTGGGTTTGGGCCTGGCCTTCTCCTTCGGAAGATAA
- a CDS encoding S8 family serine peptidase produces the protein MHATRHALRFRRAWMISLAVVSAALLFKPGTARLQEPPQPPAMDLSPSMLPVRESHPKMQTALARLAAIEEREGSEAAAAFAQRRRMTWSDGGVRVITETVTGEMAGAAGTIVPQVSGHIQALGGTIQTSHRNRIQHILPAAALKALAADPQVAYIRLPLRPFKQAVISEGVSKTGADKWRDLAAFRNGTPAKIAILDLGFMGYSSLLGKELPAKVTTRSFRADGDLSAFEDHGAACAEIVYDMAPNAELYLVNIDTDVEQSQAVEWLNSKKVDVISYSLGWFNAGAGDGSGPIDADVAASNAQWAVSAGNGALDHWDGLFNDPDADGLLNFSGSDELLDFYVPAYETVGAFLNWKDWGVYNGYDYPGSNQDYDLYLYIWNGSSYQFVDSSTNDQTGSQWPTEEVYGWYSTTSTYWAVAIHKHSANRSLKLELFIVGNSKAIEYNVPARSISIPADSPDALTAGATDAVSDLYHSYSAQGPTHDGRMKPDLGSPSGVSTSTYGPDNFYGTSASAPHLAGALGLIKGGTPYTMAQIISILKTRAVDLGDPGPDYKFGYGRLNVKKR, from the coding sequence ATGCACGCCACCCGACATGCCCTCCGCTTCCGCCGAGCCTGGATGATCTCGCTGGCGGTCGTCTCGGCCGCCCTGCTCTTCAAGCCCGGAACGGCCCGCCTCCAGGAACCGCCCCAGCCGCCGGCCATGGATCTTTCGCCGAGCATGCTTCCGGTTCGCGAAAGCCACCCCAAGATGCAGACCGCCCTGGCCCGCCTGGCCGCCATCGAGGAGCGGGAAGGCTCGGAGGCGGCCGCCGCCTTTGCCCAACGCCGCCGCATGACTTGGAGCGACGGCGGCGTCCGGGTCATCACCGAAACGGTGACCGGCGAGATGGCCGGCGCCGCCGGGACGATCGTGCCGCAGGTGAGCGGGCACATTCAAGCCCTGGGCGGGACCATCCAGACAAGCCACCGCAACCGCATCCAGCACATCCTTCCGGCCGCCGCGCTGAAAGCCCTGGCCGCCGATCCGCAAGTCGCCTATATCCGCTTGCCCTTGCGGCCCTTCAAACAGGCCGTGATCAGCGAAGGCGTATCCAAGACCGGCGCCGACAAATGGCGGGACTTGGCCGCGTTCCGCAACGGCACGCCCGCCAAGATCGCCATCCTCGACCTCGGATTCATGGGCTACTCCTCCCTCTTGGGCAAGGAGCTGCCCGCCAAGGTAACCACCCGGTCGTTCCGGGCCGACGGCGATCTCTCGGCCTTCGAAGACCACGGCGCCGCCTGCGCCGAGATCGTCTATGACATGGCCCCCAACGCCGAGCTCTACCTGGTCAACATCGACACCGACGTGGAACAGTCCCAGGCCGTCGAATGGCTGAACTCCAAGAAAGTGGACGTCATCTCCTATTCGCTGGGCTGGTTCAACGCCGGGGCCGGCGACGGCAGCGGCCCTATCGACGCCGACGTGGCCGCCTCGAACGCCCAGTGGGCGGTCTCGGCCGGCAACGGCGCCCTCGATCACTGGGACGGCCTCTTCAACGACCCGGACGCCGACGGCCTTTTAAATTTCAGCGGCAGCGACGAGCTCCTGGATTTCTACGTCCCCGCCTACGAGACGGTCGGAGCCTTCCTGAACTGGAAGGACTGGGGCGTCTACAACGGCTACGACTACCCCGGCTCGAACCAGGACTACGATCTTTACTTGTATATCTGGAACGGGTCGTCTTATCAATTCGTCGATTCCTCGACGAACGACCAGACGGGCAGCCAGTGGCCGACCGAGGAGGTCTACGGCTGGTACTCAACGACTTCGACGTACTGGGCCGTGGCCATCCATAAGCACAGCGCCAACCGCAGCCTCAAGCTGGAGCTCTTCATCGTCGGCAACAGCAAGGCCATCGAATACAACGTCCCCGCGCGCAGCATTTCCATCCCGGCCGATTCGCCCGACGCCTTGACCGCCGGCGCCACGGATGCGGTCAGTGATCTTTACCACTCCTACAGCGCCCAGGGACCGACCCACGACGGGCGGATGAAGCCGGACTTGGGCTCTCCCTCGGGCGTTTCCACAAGCACCTACGGCCCGGACAATTTTTACGGAACTTCGGCCTCAGCGCCGCACCTGGCGGGCGCCCTGGGCCTGATCAAGGGCGGGACGCCCTACACCATGGCCCAGATCATCTCCATCCTCAAGACCCGCGCCGTCGACCTGGGCGATCCAGGGCCCGATTATAAATTCGGATACGGCCGGTTGAACGTCAAAAAGCGGTAA